From Halorubrum salinarum, the proteins below share one genomic window:
- a CDS encoding glycosyltransferase produces MTDSDPTAGSRRPTPVSVLLPTVRWTEACDEVTDQLRGPAAFTGGDEGERGGDCAADELLVICDSPDDPVAARRGDLPDRVRILVAGEPEGCSGKANAIAAGMETAANDRIAWTDDDFRHPPDWLATLDADYDRRGPTTEVPVFVGEDPLARLFEPAYVIGGTLAVFAAGVAWGGAVIFERDDLRDGEAAFRRDLRRTVSDDGTLTEHLDVSAVDRTRYVRAGGSLRGSLERFVRFLTITRYHAPRATAFNAAFGVAMAALCLFAPFVGVSLVTALAGAAYARFGIARATFLLAAPGVLIAPPLMAYALARRTFVWGGRRYRWRSMFDVEVEPV; encoded by the coding sequence GTGACCGATTCGGATCCGACCGCGGGGTCGCGGCGTCCGACGCCGGTGTCGGTGCTGCTCCCGACCGTCCGCTGGACCGAGGCGTGCGACGAGGTGACGGACCAGCTCCGCGGCCCGGCGGCGTTCACTGGCGGAGACGAGGGCGAGCGCGGGGGCGACTGCGCCGCCGACGAGCTCCTCGTGATCTGCGACTCGCCGGACGACCCCGTCGCGGCGCGCCGCGGCGACCTCCCGGACCGCGTCCGGATCCTCGTCGCCGGCGAGCCGGAGGGGTGCTCCGGGAAGGCGAACGCCATCGCGGCCGGGATGGAGACGGCGGCGAACGACCGGATCGCGTGGACCGACGACGACTTCCGACACCCGCCGGACTGGCTGGCGACGCTCGACGCCGACTACGACCGCCGCGGCCCGACCACGGAGGTGCCGGTGTTCGTCGGCGAGGACCCCCTCGCCCGGCTGTTCGAGCCGGCGTACGTCATCGGCGGGACGCTCGCCGTGTTCGCGGCCGGCGTCGCGTGGGGCGGCGCGGTGATATTCGAGCGCGACGACCTCCGCGACGGCGAGGCGGCGTTCCGCCGGGACCTCCGGCGCACCGTCAGCGACGACGGGACGCTCACCGAGCACCTCGACGTGTCGGCGGTCGACCGGACGCGCTACGTCCGCGCCGGCGGGTCGCTCCGGGGCTCGCTGGAGCGGTTCGTCCGCTTCCTGACGATCACCCGGTACCACGCGCCGAGGGCGACCGCGTTCAACGCGGCCTTCGGCGTCGCGATGGCCGCGCTGTGCCTGTTCGCGCCGTTCGTCGGGGTGTCCCTCGTCACCGCGCTCGCGGGGGCCGCGTACGCCCGGTTCGGAATCGCTCGCGCGACGTTCCTGCTCGCGGCGCCCGGCGTGCTGATCGCGCCGCCGCTGATGGCGTACGCGCTCGCCCGCCGGACCTTCGTGTGGGGCGGTCGCCGCTACCGCTGGCGGTCGATGTTCGACGTCGAGGTCGAGCCGGTCTGA
- the icd gene encoding isocitrate dehydrogenase (NADP(+)) — protein sequence MSYDKVDVPDDGEAITLADEETGELNVPSNPIIPIIHGDGIGTDVGPAAQQVLAAAAEATGRSIAWMRVYAGASAREKYDENLPEDTVSAIRDHRVAIKGPLTTPVGAGFRSLNVALRQTLDLYANVRPTYHLEGVPSPVKSPEKMDMVTFRENTEDVYAGVEWEAGTDEVEEVRDFLEDDMGIADVIHDGPVGIGVKPISEFGSKRLVREAIDYALANDRDSVTLVHKGNIMKFTEGAFRDWGYEVAEEEYGEDVITEDQLWEDHDGDQPEGTLVVKDRIADNMLQQLLTRTEEYGVIATMNLNGDYMSDAAGAQIGGLGIAPGANFGHGRCLAEPVHGSAPKYAGEDKVNPTAMILSGREMLDYLGWSDAADLVRDAVEETIASGKVTYDLHRQIEGGEKLATSEFADAVVDKIDELA from the coding sequence ATGAGCTACGACAAGGTCGACGTCCCCGACGACGGCGAAGCCATCACGCTCGCCGATGAGGAGACCGGCGAGCTGAACGTTCCCTCGAACCCGATCATCCCGATCATCCACGGCGACGGAATCGGTACCGACGTCGGGCCGGCCGCACAGCAGGTGCTCGCCGCCGCCGCCGAGGCGACGGGCCGCTCCATCGCCTGGATGCGCGTCTACGCCGGGGCGTCCGCCCGCGAGAAGTACGACGAGAACCTCCCCGAGGACACCGTCTCGGCCATCCGCGACCACCGCGTCGCGATCAAGGGCCCGCTGACGACCCCCGTCGGCGCCGGGTTCCGCTCGCTGAACGTCGCGCTTCGCCAGACGCTCGACCTGTACGCGAACGTCCGTCCCACCTACCACCTCGAAGGCGTCCCGTCGCCCGTCAAGAGCCCCGAGAAGATGGACATGGTCACGTTCCGCGAGAACACCGAGGACGTGTACGCCGGCGTCGAGTGGGAGGCCGGCACCGACGAGGTCGAGGAGGTACGCGACTTCCTCGAAGACGACATGGGCATCGCGGACGTCATCCACGACGGCCCGGTCGGCATCGGCGTCAAGCCCATCTCCGAGTTCGGCTCGAAGCGCCTCGTCCGCGAGGCCATCGACTACGCGCTCGCCAACGACCGCGACTCGGTCACCCTCGTCCACAAGGGGAACATCATGAAGTTCACCGAGGGGGCCTTCCGCGACTGGGGCTACGAGGTCGCCGAGGAGGAGTACGGCGAGGACGTGATCACCGAAGACCAGCTCTGGGAGGACCACGACGGCGACCAGCCCGAGGGCACCCTCGTCGTCAAGGACCGCATCGCGGACAACATGCTCCAGCAGCTCCTGACCCGCACCGAGGAGTACGGGGTCATCGCGACGATGAACCTCAACGGCGACTACATGTCCGACGCCGCCGGCGCGCAGATCGGCGGCCTCGGCATCGCGCCCGGCGCTAACTTCGGTCACGGCCGCTGTCTCGCCGAGCCCGTCCACGGCTCCGCGCCCAAGTACGCCGGCGAGGACAAGGTGAACCCCACCGCGATGATCCTCTCCGGCCGCGAGATGCTCGATTACCTCGGCTGGTCCGACGCCGCCGACCTCGTGCGCGACGCCGTCGAGGAGACCATCGCCTCCGGGAAGGTCACCTACGACCTCCACCGGCAGATCGAGGGCGGCGAGAAGCTCGCCACCAGCGAGTTCGCGGACGCCGTCGTCGACAAGATCGACGAGCTGGCGTAG
- a CDS encoding Lrp/AsnC family transcriptional regulator has translation MDDLDRRILSILRRDARTPYTEIADRVGTSEGTVRNRVDRMTEEGVIERFTVTTRTGNVKAMIEISVEMNVNTDEVGQRMVEWEEVDFVWQVSGEEDVVLVVDAVDTRAVNELITKAREMDEVKSTKTRLILDERLG, from the coding sequence ATGGACGACCTCGACCGACGGATCCTCTCGATCCTGCGACGGGACGCGCGGACCCCGTACACGGAGATCGCGGACCGGGTGGGGACCTCCGAGGGCACCGTGCGCAACCGCGTCGACCGCATGACCGAGGAGGGCGTGATCGAGCGGTTCACCGTCACGACCCGCACCGGGAACGTGAAGGCGATGATCGAGATATCGGTGGAGATGAACGTCAACACCGACGAGGTCGGCCAGCGGATGGTCGAGTGGGAGGAGGTCGACTTCGTCTGGCAGGTGTCGGGCGAGGAGGACGTCGTCCTCGTCGTCGACGCGGTCGACACGCGCGCGGTCAACGAACTGATCACGAAGGCCCGGGAGATGGACGAGGTCAAGTCGACGAAGACGCGGCTCATCCTCGACGAGCGGTTGGGGTAG
- the carA gene encoding glutamine-hydrolyzing carbamoyl-phosphate synthase small subunit — translation MSDAYIALADGRVLEARARAPGRTRGELVFTTAYTGYEESLTDPSYAEQILTFSYPLIGNYGVRTERFESESVQPRAAIARELTDDVADWLAGEGVPAVDHVDTREIVTTVREEGAMACGIAAGPDATPEDAVDEMEACKPMSDHVDIGAQVSVAEPTVHEGGGDVDVALLDCGAKGSIISSLTDRGADVHVLPYDATPEDVAAVEPDVLFVSNGPGDPENFVAAQNVVDEFAGELPLAGICLGQQVITSALGGSTEKMAFGHRGVNQPVKDLRTDKVVMTTQNHGYTVDDTGPLEVTQVNVNDDTVEGLDSEELDVITRQYHPEANPGPHDSLGFFDEVLDLASSSRRVAAD, via the coding sequence ATGTCGGACGCCTACATCGCGCTGGCCGACGGACGCGTGCTCGAAGCGCGCGCCCGTGCGCCGGGGCGCACTCGCGGCGAACTGGTGTTCACGACCGCGTACACCGGCTACGAGGAGTCGCTCACCGACCCCTCCTACGCCGAACAGATCCTCACCTTCTCGTACCCCCTCATCGGGAACTACGGCGTCCGAACCGAGCGGTTCGAGTCCGAGTCGGTCCAGCCCCGCGCGGCGATCGCCCGCGAGCTGACCGACGACGTCGCCGACTGGCTCGCCGGCGAGGGCGTGCCGGCCGTCGACCACGTCGACACCCGCGAGATCGTCACCACCGTCCGCGAGGAGGGCGCGATGGCCTGCGGGATCGCCGCCGGCCCGGACGCGACCCCCGAGGACGCGGTCGACGAGATGGAGGCGTGCAAGCCGATGAGCGACCACGTCGACATCGGCGCGCAGGTGTCGGTCGCCGAGCCGACCGTCCACGAGGGCGGCGGCGACGTCGACGTGGCCCTGCTCGACTGCGGCGCGAAGGGCTCTATCATCTCCTCGCTCACCGACCGCGGCGCGGACGTCCACGTCCTCCCGTACGACGCGACCCCCGAGGACGTGGCCGCCGTCGAGCCCGACGTGCTCTTCGTCTCGAACGGCCCGGGCGACCCGGAGAACTTCGTCGCCGCGCAAAACGTGGTCGACGAGTTCGCGGGCGAGCTCCCCCTCGCGGGCATCTGCCTCGGCCAGCAGGTGATCACGAGCGCGCTCGGCGGCTCGACTGAGAAGATGGCGTTCGGCCACCGCGGCGTCAACCAGCCCGTCAAGGACCTCCGCACCGACAAGGTCGTGATGACCACGCAGAACCACGGCTACACGGTCGACGACACCGGCCCGCTGGAGGTGACGCAGGTGAACGTCAACGACGACACCGTCGAGGGGCTCGACAGCGAGGAGCTCGACGTCATCACGCGCCAGTACCACCCCGAGGCGAACCCCGGCCCGCACGACTCGCTCGGCTTCTTCGACGAGGTGCTGGACCTCGCGTCCTCGTCGCGTCGAGTGGCGGCCGACTGA
- the surE gene encoding 5'/3'-nucleotidase SurE: MPTEILLTNDDGIDAVGLRALADALSRDYDVTVVAPATNQSGVGGARSWWDTTVDYTETDRGYAVEGTPADCVAVADVALDLDPDVVVSGCNHGPNIGAHILGQSGTVGAAMEASFLGTPAIAVSLYDRGNLPVPPTLDNGDFAVAGSVVADLIDRAAVGSDGGLELPFGADVLNVNVPAADDEAAADPTYRLTEPARGFDVIEFRPGEEGPDEENVPEGWEFGERRGEMGMELRDRFWREFLRGNVPDDPGSDRRAAVEGEVSISPLSSSRSVAGERTGELVDPAPGAETGAD, translated from the coding sequence ATGCCAACCGAGATCCTGCTCACCAACGACGACGGGATCGACGCCGTCGGCCTCCGGGCGCTGGCGGACGCGCTCTCCCGCGACTACGACGTGACGGTCGTCGCGCCCGCGACGAACCAGTCCGGCGTCGGCGGCGCGCGCTCGTGGTGGGACACGACGGTCGACTACACCGAGACGGACCGCGGCTACGCGGTCGAGGGGACCCCCGCGGACTGCGTCGCGGTCGCGGACGTGGCGCTCGACCTCGACCCCGACGTCGTCGTCTCCGGCTGTAACCACGGCCCGAACATCGGCGCGCACATCCTCGGGCAGTCCGGCACGGTCGGGGCCGCGATGGAGGCGTCGTTCCTCGGCACGCCCGCCATTGCGGTCTCGCTGTACGACCGCGGCAACCTCCCCGTGCCGCCGACGCTCGACAACGGCGACTTCGCCGTCGCCGGCTCGGTCGTCGCCGACCTGATCGACCGCGCCGCGGTCGGCAGTGACGGGGGGCTCGAACTCCCGTTCGGCGCCGACGTGCTGAACGTGAACGTCCCGGCCGCCGACGACGAGGCGGCGGCGGACCCGACCTACCGGCTGACCGAGCCCGCGCGCGGCTTCGACGTCATCGAGTTCCGTCCGGGCGAGGAGGGCCCCGACGAGGAGAACGTCCCGGAGGGGTGGGAGTTCGGCGAGCGCCGCGGCGAGATGGGGATGGAGCTCCGCGACCGCTTCTGGCGGGAGTTCCTGCGGGGAAACGTCCCGGACGACCCCGGCTCGGACCGGCGCGCGGCCGTCGAGGGCGAGGTGAGCATCTCGCCGCTGTCGAGTTCCCGGTCCGTCGCGGGCGAGCGGACGGGCGAGCTTGTCGATCCCGCTCCGGGCGCCGAGACGGGCGCCGACTGA
- a CDS encoding glutamate--tRNA ligase, with amino-acid sequence MDDELRERVAAAGEAAALYNALKHGSDPDVGAIMGPIMGENPEFRPHADEIPGVLAPVVDEVGEMDEAARRERLGELAPERLAELEADEEEDERVLPDLPNAEDGEVVMRAAPNPNGPWHVGHARMPAVIGTYKERYDGEFICRFDDTDPETKRPDLDAYDAILDDIEYLGFEPDRVLRASDRLETYYDHARDLIDAGGAYTCSCSGDDFSELKNAGEACPHREKDAETVHEEFDAMVDGEYGSGEMVLRVKTDIEHKNPALRDWVAFRMIDTPHPREAASEYRCWPMLDFQSGVDDHLTGVTHIIRGIDLQDSAKRQRFVYDYFGWEYPEVLHWGHVQVDEYAVTLSTSTIKQLIADGELTGWDDPRAPTIQSMRRRGIQGQALVDSMTELGMSTSDVDLAMSSVYANNRDLVDDAANRYFFVRDRDDAPAVELPVVDGDAPAPEAGHPPLHPDHPDRGDREVPAGTVVVESPDLPSEGERVWLKGYGCVRYEGDELAFLDADIDVVREGDVDVIHWAPADEGLDTLLRTVDGDVRGVAEPALADVEPDTVVQFVRVGFARIDAFEPAATDEDDGPDGTEDALAYYAHP; translated from the coding sequence ATGGACGACGAACTCCGCGAGCGCGTCGCGGCGGCCGGCGAGGCCGCGGCGCTCTACAACGCGCTCAAGCACGGCAGCGACCCGGACGTGGGCGCGATCATGGGCCCGATCATGGGCGAGAACCCCGAGTTCCGCCCGCACGCCGACGAGATCCCGGGCGTCCTCGCGCCGGTCGTCGACGAGGTCGGCGAGATGGACGAGGCGGCGCGCCGGGAGCGGCTCGGCGAGCTCGCCCCCGAGCGGCTCGCGGAGCTCGAGGCCGACGAGGAGGAGGACGAGCGCGTCCTCCCCGACCTCCCGAACGCCGAGGACGGCGAGGTCGTGATGCGCGCCGCGCCGAACCCGAACGGCCCGTGGCACGTCGGTCACGCGCGGATGCCCGCCGTCATCGGGACGTACAAGGAGCGCTACGACGGCGAGTTCATCTGCCGGTTCGACGACACGGACCCGGAGACGAAGCGCCCCGACCTCGACGCGTACGACGCCATCCTCGACGACATCGAGTACCTCGGCTTCGAGCCGGACCGCGTGCTCCGCGCGTCCGACCGGCTGGAGACGTACTACGACCACGCCCGCGACCTGATCGACGCCGGCGGCGCCTACACCTGCTCGTGTTCCGGCGACGACTTCTCGGAGCTGAAGAACGCCGGCGAGGCGTGTCCGCACCGCGAGAAGGACGCCGAGACGGTTCACGAGGAGTTCGACGCCATGGTCGACGGCGAGTACGGCTCCGGCGAGATGGTGCTCCGCGTGAAGACCGACATCGAGCACAAGAACCCCGCCCTCCGCGACTGGGTCGCCTTCCGGATGATCGACACGCCGCACCCGCGCGAGGCGGCCAGCGAGTACCGCTGCTGGCCCATGCTCGACTTCCAGTCCGGCGTCGACGACCACCTCACGGGCGTCACCCACATCATCCGCGGCATCGACCTCCAGGACTCCGCGAAGCGCCAGCGGTTCGTCTACGACTACTTCGGCTGGGAGTACCCCGAGGTGCTCCACTGGGGCCACGTCCAGGTCGACGAGTACGCCGTGACGCTGTCCACGTCGACGATCAAGCAGCTCATCGCGGACGGCGAACTGACGGGCTGGGACGACCCGCGCGCCCCGACGATCCAGTCGATGCGCCGCCGCGGCATCCAGGGTCAGGCGCTCGTCGACTCGATGACGGAGCTCGGCATGTCCACCTCCGACGTCGACCTCGCGATGTCGTCCGTCTACGCGAACAACCGCGACCTGGTCGACGACGCGGCGAACCGCTACTTCTTCGTCCGCGACCGCGACGACGCCCCCGCGGTCGAGCTCCCGGTCGTCGACGGCGACGCGCCCGCGCCCGAGGCCGGTCACCCGCCGCTCCACCCCGACCACCCGGACCGCGGCGACCGCGAGGTGCCCGCCGGGACGGTCGTCGTCGAGTCGCCGGACCTCCCGAGCGAGGGCGAGCGCGTCTGGCTGAAGGGGTACGGCTGCGTCCGCTACGAGGGCGACGAACTGGCCTTCCTCGACGCCGACATCGACGTCGTCCGCGAGGGCGACGTGGACGTGATCCACTGGGCGCCGGCCGACGAGGGCCTCGACACCCTCCTCCGCACGGTCGACGGCGACGTTCGAGGCGTCGCCGAGCCCGCCCTCGCCGACGTCGAGCCCGACACCGTGGTCCAGTTCGTGCGCGTCGGCTTCGCCCGGATCGACGCGTTCGAGCCCGCGGCGACCGACGAGGACGACGGCCCGGACGGCACCGAGGACGCGCTGGCGTACTACGCGCACCCGTAG
- a CDS encoding 4Fe-4S dicluster domain-containing protein, with amino-acid sequence MAIDSNFETNREQVGEEDGVAVWGPVEPPEKQGIRGTHVAVDFDICLADGACLEDCPVDVFEWVDTPGHPESERKANPADEDQCIDCMLCVDVCPVDAIDVDPGRENRI; translated from the coding sequence ATGGCTATCGACTCGAACTTCGAAACGAACCGCGAGCAGGTCGGCGAGGAGGACGGCGTCGCCGTGTGGGGCCCGGTCGAACCGCCCGAGAAGCAGGGGATCCGCGGCACCCACGTCGCGGTCGACTTCGACATCTGTCTCGCGGACGGCGCGTGCTTAGAGGACTGCCCGGTCGACGTGTTCGAGTGGGTCGACACGCCCGGGCACCCCGAGTCCGAGCGCAAGGCGAACCCCGCCGACGAGGACCAGTGTATCGACTGTATGCTCTGTGTGGACGTGTGTCCGGTCGACGCCATCGACGTCGACCCCGGGCGCGAGAACCGGATCTAA
- the tmcA gene encoding tRNA(Met) cytidine acetyltransferase TmcA, producing the protein MIAGVARDLRAEAERANERRVLVLAGDRERGVDAAYDAVESLGVDDGDVTMVSTREGFRFEETRPRNADELLGRTREAVVLDCHERFVPNALGRAVGAVDGGGLLVLLTPPLDDWPGIRDRFDDSLAVPPFGIDDVTGRFRERLVATLRAHPGVAVVALGGDPTGDVLKRDGLTGNAGDERDETADAGGARRAPPGAAFPAAAYGACLTADQARALRAFESLADPGAAVVVESDRGRGKSSAAGLAAGALALGGTDVLVTAPAFRNAAEVFARARELIGTEADGDGGDNEADEREIRTRAGGRVRFLPPAAAADVAGEADAAVVDEAAALPVRLLEGFLDAPAVAFCTTVHGYEGAGRGFAVRFRERLLDSRFAVRDVRLDEPIRYARDDPVEAWASRALLLDARPAVDAAVDDAAVGDATYRALDPDDLCADEALLGEAFGLLVAAHYRTEPNDLARLLDAPNLVARALVADGRVVAVALLAREGGLDAATRRGMYEGERVRGNMVPDVLTSQLRDEGAAAPRGLRTVRIATHHALRDAGFGTRLLDEVHAEFAGDLDYFSVGYGATPRLLRFWRRAGYRTVHLSTSRNDASGEYSAVMLRPETAAGRDLLDRHAVAFRDRERDGLSDAHRDVDPDVVRGALRACPASAPVDLTETEWRSVVGASVGPGMYDTAPGAFRDLALAALIDGDPELDDREERLLVRKVLQGRPWEEVADELGYVSTSACMRALGDAYVPVVERYGTEFALAERERFSNE; encoded by the coding sequence ATGATCGCGGGAGTCGCACGCGACCTGCGCGCCGAGGCCGAGCGGGCGAACGAGCGGCGCGTCCTCGTGCTCGCGGGCGACCGCGAGCGCGGGGTCGACGCGGCCTACGACGCGGTCGAGTCGCTTGGGGTCGACGACGGGGACGTGACGATGGTCTCGACGCGCGAGGGGTTCCGGTTCGAGGAGACGCGCCCGCGGAACGCCGACGAGCTACTCGGCCGCACCCGCGAGGCGGTCGTGCTCGACTGCCACGAGCGGTTCGTCCCGAACGCGCTCGGCCGGGCGGTCGGCGCGGTCGACGGCGGCGGCCTCCTCGTCCTTCTGACGCCCCCGCTCGACGACTGGCCCGGGATCCGCGACCGGTTCGACGACTCGCTGGCGGTGCCGCCGTTCGGCATCGACGACGTGACGGGGCGGTTCCGCGAGCGCCTCGTCGCGACGCTCCGCGCGCATCCCGGGGTCGCGGTCGTCGCGCTCGGCGGCGACCCGACCGGCGACGTCCTGAAGCGCGACGGGCTGACGGGGAACGCGGGCGACGAGCGCGACGAGACGGCCGACGCCGGCGGCGCGCGACGCGCGCCACCGGGCGCAGCGTTCCCCGCGGCCGCGTACGGCGCCTGTCTCACGGCCGACCAGGCGCGGGCGCTGCGCGCGTTCGAGTCTCTCGCCGACCCCGGCGCCGCGGTCGTGGTCGAGTCGGACCGGGGGCGCGGGAAGTCGAGCGCGGCCGGGTTGGCCGCGGGCGCGCTCGCGCTCGGCGGTACCGACGTGCTCGTCACCGCCCCCGCGTTCCGGAACGCCGCGGAGGTGTTCGCGCGAGCCCGGGAGTTGATCGGGACCGAGGCCGACGGCGACGGCGGCGACAATGAGGCGGACGAGCGCGAGATCCGGACTCGGGCCGGCGGTCGCGTCCGGTTCCTCCCGCCCGCGGCCGCGGCGGACGTCGCCGGCGAAGCGGACGCGGCGGTCGTCGACGAGGCGGCCGCGCTCCCGGTGCGGCTGCTGGAGGGGTTCCTCGACGCGCCGGCGGTCGCGTTCTGTACGACGGTCCACGGCTACGAGGGCGCGGGCCGCGGGTTCGCCGTCCGGTTCCGCGAGCGCCTGCTCGACTCCCGGTTCGCGGTCCGGGACGTGCGGCTCGACGAGCCGATCCGGTACGCGCGGGACGATCCCGTCGAGGCGTGGGCGTCGCGCGCGCTCCTGCTCGACGCCCGACCCGCGGTCGACGCAGCGGTCGACGATGCGGCGGTCGGCGACGCGACCTACCGCGCGCTCGACCCGGACGACCTGTGCGCCGACGAGGCGCTGCTCGGCGAGGCGTTCGGCCTGCTCGTCGCCGCCCACTACCGGACGGAGCCGAACGACCTCGCGCGGCTGCTCGACGCGCCGAACCTCGTCGCCCGGGCGCTCGTCGCGGACGGGCGCGTGGTCGCGGTCGCGCTGCTCGCGCGCGAGGGCGGGCTCGACGCCGCGACGCGCCGCGGGATGTACGAGGGCGAGCGCGTCCGCGGCAACATGGTGCCGGACGTGCTCACGAGCCAACTGCGCGACGAGGGGGCCGCCGCGCCGCGGGGCCTGCGGACGGTCCGGATCGCGACCCACCACGCGCTCCGGGACGCGGGGTTCGGCACGCGGCTGCTCGACGAGGTCCACGCGGAGTTCGCGGGCGACCTCGACTACTTCTCGGTCGGCTACGGCGCGACGCCGCGGCTGCTCCGCTTCTGGCGCCGGGCGGGCTACCGGACCGTCCACCTCTCGACGAGCCGCAACGACGCCTCGGGCGAGTACTCGGCGGTGATGCTGCGTCCGGAGACCGCGGCTGGCCGCGACCTGCTCGACCGGCACGCGGTCGCCTTCCGTGACCGGGAGCGCGACGGGCTCTCGGACGCGCACCGCGACGTGGACCCGGACGTGGTCCGCGGGGCGCTCCGCGCGTGCCCCGCGTCCGCACCGGTCGACCTCACCGAGACCGAGTGGCGCTCGGTGGTCGGCGCGTCGGTCGGCCCGGGGATGTACGACACCGCGCCCGGCGCGTTCCGGGACCTCGCGCTCGCGGCGCTGATCGACGGCGACCCGGAGCTGGACGACCGAGAGGAGCGCCTGCTCGTCCGGAAGGTCCTCCAGGGCCGACCGTGGGAGGAGGTCGCCGACGAGCTCGGCTACGTCTCGACGAGCGCGTGTATGCGCGCGCTCGGCGACGCGTACGTCCCCGTCGTCGAGCGGTACGGGACCGAGTTCGCGCTCGCGGAACGGGAGCGATTTTCGAACGAGTGA
- a CDS encoding UPF0179 family protein has protein sequence MTTVTLIGTLLADVGREFVYEGESADCEGCPYRGQCLNLSEGTRYRVTGIRENAQTLDCAVHDAGVRAVEVEPASVPANVPAKRAYAGSKASLAGPCPHTECPSHGYCVPDGADFDEERVIDQVLGDPPHETCALDRDLTLVEFRAEE, from the coding sequence ATGACCACGGTCACGCTCATCGGGACCCTGCTCGCGGACGTGGGCCGCGAGTTCGTCTACGAGGGGGAATCGGCCGACTGCGAGGGGTGTCCCTACCGCGGCCAGTGCCTCAACCTCTCCGAGGGCACCCGCTACCGGGTGACCGGGATCCGCGAGAACGCGCAGACGCTCGACTGCGCCGTCCACGACGCGGGCGTCCGCGCGGTCGAGGTCGAGCCCGCCTCCGTCCCCGCGAACGTCCCCGCGAAGCGCGCGTACGCCGGGAGCAAGGCGTCGCTCGCCGGCCCCTGCCCGCACACCGAGTGCCCGAGCCACGGCTACTGCGTCCCCGACGGCGCCGACTTCGACGAGGAGCGCGTCATCGACCAGGTGCTCGGCGACCCGCCCCACGAGACGTGCGCGCTCGACCGCGACCTGACGCTCGTGGAGTTCCGCGCGGAGGAGTGA
- a CDS encoding nucleoside phosphorylase encodes MAKQPHLLVEEGDVHEVAVIPGDPGRVDRIADLCDDSEVVAQNREYKVVNATYEGVDLTICSTGIGCPSAAIAVEELSRVGVETFVRCGTCGALQPDMEVGDMVVATGAAKEEGTSKRYEDEVYPAVPDYDVLTGLVEAAEENGEEIHVGPIVSDDAFYNEDDEYVADWNDANLLAIEMEAATVFSLARRKGLAAGAICTVDGNLVAGSQKGADSDDELPAKAKDNVERAIRITLNAVTSL; translated from the coding sequence ATGGCGAAACAGCCGCATCTGCTGGTCGAGGAGGGCGACGTACACGAGGTCGCGGTCATCCCGGGCGACCCGGGGCGCGTCGACCGGATCGCGGACCTCTGTGACGACAGCGAGGTCGTCGCGCAGAACCGCGAGTACAAGGTCGTCAACGCGACGTACGAGGGCGTCGACCTCACGATCTGCTCGACCGGGATCGGCTGCCCCTCCGCGGCCATCGCCGTCGAGGAGCTCTCGCGCGTCGGCGTCGAGACGTTCGTCCGGTGTGGCACCTGCGGGGCGCTCCAGCCCGACATGGAGGTCGGCGACATGGTCGTCGCGACCGGCGCGGCAAAGGAGGAGGGGACGAGCAAGCGCTACGAGGACGAAGTGTACCCCGCGGTCCCAGACTACGACGTGCTCACGGGGCTCGTCGAGGCGGCCGAGGAGAACGGCGAGGAGATCCACGTCGGCCCCATCGTCTCCGACGACGCGTTCTACAACGAGGACGACGAGTACGTGGCCGACTGGAACGACGCCAACCTGCTCGCGATCGAGATGGAGGCGGCGACCGTCTTCTCGCTCGCGCGGCGCAAGGGGCTCGCCGCCGGCGCCATCTGCACCGTCGACGGGAACCTCGTCGCGGGGTCACAGAAGGGCGCGGACTCAGACGACGAGCTGCCGGCGAAGGCGAAGGACAACGTCGAGCGCGCGATTCGGATCACGCTGAACGCGGTCACGTCGCTGTAA